A window from Flavobacterium gyeonganense encodes these proteins:
- a CDS encoding CinA family nicotinamide mononucleotide deamidase-related protein: MKATIITIGDEILIGQIIDTNSGFIAKSLDRIGVEVREMISISDDKKHILDTFSQLQNKVDLVIVTGGLGPTKDDVTKKTFCEYFDDQLVVDPEVLAHVTQLIEGYFKRAITQMNKDQALVPSTCTILHNKVGTAPGMWMKKENTVFISLPGVPYEMKYLVEEEIIPKIVREYKRPYIIHKTILTYGQGESLVAERIEHWENNLPGFIKLAYLPNPGRVRLRLTAKGTDKGILEAAIEENVKSLDAIIHDIIVGFDDDETIEVVVGKLLVQQNKTISTAESFTGGKIASLLSAVPGASHYFKGSVVSYATETKVNVLGVPQNLVDEFSVVSAEVASAMALNVKQLLKTDYAIATTGNAGPSKGDSDTEIGAVFIALATPNGVVTEEFNFGQPREKVIDRATIKSLEILQKEILKIV, encoded by the coding sequence ATGAAAGCAACAATCATTACTATTGGAGACGAAATTTTAATAGGTCAGATTATTGATACGAACTCTGGATTTATTGCTAAATCATTAGATCGAATTGGAGTTGAGGTGAGGGAGATGATTTCGATAAGCGATGATAAAAAGCACATTTTAGATACTTTTTCACAACTCCAGAATAAAGTCGATCTAGTGATTGTAACGGGAGGATTAGGTCCAACTAAGGATGATGTCACAAAAAAAACTTTTTGCGAATATTTTGATGATCAGCTAGTTGTAGATCCTGAAGTTTTGGCTCATGTTACCCAATTAATCGAAGGTTATTTTAAGCGTGCGATTACGCAGATGAATAAAGATCAGGCTCTGGTTCCTTCCACTTGTACTATACTTCATAATAAAGTTGGTACAGCGCCCGGAATGTGGATGAAAAAAGAAAATACTGTTTTTATTTCACTCCCTGGAGTGCCATATGAAATGAAATATCTGGTTGAAGAAGAAATAATTCCTAAAATTGTCCGCGAATACAAACGTCCTTATATTATTCATAAAACCATTTTGACTTACGGGCAGGGCGAGAGTTTAGTTGCAGAACGTATTGAGCATTGGGAAAATAATTTACCTGGATTTATAAAACTTGCCTATCTTCCAAATCCGGGTCGTGTACGTTTAAGGCTGACTGCTAAGGGAACAGATAAAGGAATTTTAGAGGCGGCAATAGAAGAAAATGTAAAGTCATTGGATGCTATAATTCACGATATTATAGTAGGTTTTGATGATGATGAAACTATCGAAGTTGTTGTAGGGAAATTGTTGGTTCAGCAAAATAAAACTATTTCAACTGCTGAGAGTTTTACTGGCGGAAAAATTGCTTCATTATTATCTGCTGTTCCGGGAGCGTCTCATTACTTTAAAGGCAGTGTTGTTTCGTATGCAACAGAAACGAAAGTGAATGTTCTTGGGGTTCCGCAGAATCTTGTAGATGAATTTTCGGTAGTAAGTGCAGAGGTAGCGTCAGCTATGGCTTTGAATGTAAAACAGTTGCTTAAAACTGACTATGCTATTGCTACGACTGGGAATGCAGGTCCTTCCAAAGGCGATTCTGACACTGAAATTGGTGCCGTTTTTATTGCTTTGGCTACTCCGAATGGTGTTGTAACAGAAGAATTTAATTTCGGACAACCTCGTGAAAAAGTGATAGATAGAGCTACCATTAAGAGTCTGGAAATATTGCAGAAAGAAATTTTGAAAATTGTGTAA
- the rpmB gene encoding 50S ribosomal protein L28 yields the protein MSRVCDLTGKRAMVGNNVSHAMNKTKRKFSVNLVKKRFYLPEEDRWITLRVAASTIKTINKNGITAVLKKAQSEGFIK from the coding sequence ATGTCAAGAGTTTGTGACCTTACAGGTAAAAGAGCGATGGTAGGAAATAACGTTTCTCACGCTATGAACAAAACTAAGAGAAAGTTTTCTGTAAACTTAGTTAAAAAGCGTTTTTATCTTCCAGAAGAAGATAGATGGATTACTCTTAGAGTAGCAGCATCTACGATAAAAACAATTAATAAAAATGGAATCACTGCTGTTTTGAAAAAAGCGCAGTCAGAAGGATTTATCAAATAA
- a CDS encoding fumarylacetoacetate hydrolase family protein, whose protein sequence is MKIICIGRNYTNHIEELKNERPSEPVIFMKPDSAVLLKQHPFVIPEFSEDIHHEIEIIVKINKVGKYIEPKFAHKYYDEISVGIDFTARDLQTKLKEKGLPWEKAKAFDGSAVIGDFLPKTLFNSVENINFELLNNNKAVQKGNTSLMLWKIDELISYVSQYFTLKIGDVIFTGTPAGVAAVKPNDVLEGFLEDKKLFRIQVK, encoded by the coding sequence ATGAAAATAATCTGCATCGGGAGAAATTATACCAATCATATTGAAGAGTTAAAAAACGAAAGGCCTTCAGAACCTGTTATTTTTATGAAACCGGATTCGGCGGTTTTATTAAAGCAGCATCCATTTGTTATTCCGGAATTTTCAGAAGATATTCATCATGAAATTGAGATTATTGTGAAAATTAATAAGGTTGGTAAATATATCGAGCCTAAATTCGCACATAAATATTACGATGAGATAAGCGTAGGGATTGATTTTACAGCTCGTGATTTACAAACAAAGTTAAAAGAGAAGGGGCTGCCGTGGGAAAAAGCAAAAGCTTTTGATGGTTCTGCAGTAATTGGGGATTTTTTACCAAAGACACTTTTTAATTCTGTTGAAAATATTAATTTTGAACTTCTGAACAACAACAAAGCAGTTCAGAAGGGGAATACAAGTCTCATGTTGTGGAAGATAGACGAGCTTATTTCGTATGTATCACAGTATTTTACTCTAAAAATAGGTGATGTTATATTTACCGGAACGCCTGCGGGAGTTGCAGCAGTTAAGCCAAATGATGTTTTAGAAGGCTTTTTAGAGGACAAAAAATTATTTAGAATACAAGTAAAATAA
- a CDS encoding DUF4295 domain-containing protein — MAKKTVASLQTASKRLSKAIKMVKSPKTGAYTFVESIMAPEEVDEFLKKK, encoded by the coding sequence ATGGCAAAGAAAACCGTAGCATCGTTACAAACAGCTTCTAAGAGATTGTCAAAAGCCATCAAAATGGTAAAATCTCCTAAAACTGGTGCATATACATTCGTAGAATCTATTATGGCTCCTGAAGAAGTTGATGAATTCTTGAAAAAGAAATAA
- a CDS encoding acyltransferase family protein, protein MVKERLISLDVFRGLTILLMTIVNNPGDWGNVYPPLLHADWHGCTPTDLVFPFFVFIMGVAVPLAMPDKFYDNTTFSKILIRSLRMLCLGIFFNFFGKIQLFGLNGIPLLIGRLAITIAVGYALMGSFSSKVKNILAFSILLIYLVLAYSGIEAYNDVRLPGVLQRIAIVYFVVSLLYLKTTLKTQIITGAVLLLGYWTIMTLIPVPGIGEANLEKGTNLSSWLDSILLKGHMYSGTVTWDPEGILSTIPSIVNGIIGLLIGQSLQSDSSKIKKALKMGRIGAFLIILGLLWDLIFPINKSLWTSSYVLFTTGLATVFFTILYYLIDIANYKKGFKPFLIWGVNPMIVFFSSQIIPQALVMIQYQNPKNPEQRINLLDFLYRFWIAPFFSNPMTASLAGALVYVCIWTFILWIFYRNKLIFKV, encoded by the coding sequence ATGGTAAAAGAACGCTTAATTTCGCTAGATGTCTTTCGTGGACTCACTATTTTATTAATGACTATTGTCAACAATCCCGGAGACTGGGGCAATGTTTATCCTCCTCTGTTACATGCCGATTGGCACGGCTGTACGCCAACCGATTTGGTATTCCCTTTTTTTGTTTTTATTATGGGAGTTGCTGTTCCGCTTGCAATGCCTGACAAATTTTATGACAATACTACTTTCAGTAAAATCCTGATTCGTTCGTTGCGAATGTTGTGTCTGGGGATTTTCTTCAACTTCTTTGGTAAAATCCAATTATTTGGGCTCAATGGAATTCCACTTCTTATTGGTCGATTAGCCATAACAATTGCTGTTGGTTATGCTTTAATGGGAAGTTTTAGTTCTAAAGTCAAAAATATTTTAGCCTTTTCAATTCTGCTTATTTATTTGGTTTTGGCTTACAGCGGTATCGAAGCATATAATGATGTAAGGCTTCCTGGGGTTTTACAACGAATTGCCATTGTATATTTCGTAGTCTCACTTTTATATTTAAAAACGACTTTAAAAACACAAATTATAACCGGAGCAGTTTTATTATTAGGATACTGGACGATAATGACACTGATTCCCGTTCCCGGAATTGGAGAAGCAAATCTTGAAAAAGGAACCAATCTGTCATCATGGCTTGATAGTATTCTGCTAAAAGGTCATATGTACAGCGGTACTGTCACCTGGGATCCGGAAGGAATTTTAAGTACTATTCCATCAATTGTAAACGGAATTATCGGTTTGTTAATTGGACAGTCTTTACAAAGTGATAGTTCTAAAATTAAAAAAGCACTAAAAATGGGCAGGATTGGCGCTTTTCTTATCATTTTAGGATTACTTTGGGATTTGATTTTTCCAATCAACAAATCGCTTTGGACAAGCAGTTATGTTTTATTTACAACAGGATTAGCAACCGTATTTTTTACCATATTATATTACCTGATTGATATTGCCAACTACAAAAAAGGATTTAAACCCTTCCTGATCTGGGGTGTAAATCCAATGATTGTATTTTTTAGTTCTCAAATTATACCGCAGGCTTTGGTAATGATTCAATACCAAAATCCCAAAAACCCCGAACAGCGGATTAATCTTTTAGACTTTTTATATCGCTTCTGGATTGCGCCGTTCTTTAGTAACCCGATGACAGCCTCATTAGCTGGTGCATTAGTTTATGTTTGCATCTGGACATTTATTTTGTGGATATTCTACAGAAATAAATTAATATTTAAAGTTTAA
- a CDS encoding Zn-dependent protease produces MKYYSFILLCVLLSCTNSKNEIRKEIQTEHQKVIVVQPLGNFKTKEAEKVVAQIKTINSNVVLRQDIPFPENSFYKLRNRYRADSIIKNLKNNIGLDSVIVGFSHADISTTKNGIQDWGVMGLGYRPGKACVVSDFRLSVKNKNEQFYKLVLHELGHTAGLPHCKIKTCLMRDAEGGNPLDQEKSFCRECKSFLKSKGWKLL; encoded by the coding sequence ATGAAATATTATAGTTTTATTTTGCTGTGTGTTTTGCTTTCATGTACAAACAGCAAAAATGAAATACGCAAAGAAATTCAAACAGAACATCAAAAAGTAATTGTTGTTCAGCCTTTAGGAAATTTTAAAACCAAAGAGGCTGAAAAAGTTGTTGCTCAAATAAAAACCATTAATTCTAATGTGGTTTTAAGGCAGGATATTCCTTTTCCTGAAAATTCTTTTTACAAACTCAGAAATAGATACCGGGCTGATAGTATTATTAAGAACCTTAAAAATAATATTGGCTTAGATTCTGTAATTGTTGGATTTTCACATGCTGATATCAGCACAACCAAAAATGGAATTCAGGACTGGGGTGTGATGGGACTAGGTTATAGACCTGGAAAAGCCTGTGTCGTTTCTGATTTCAGATTGTCAGTAAAAAATAAAAACGAACAATTTTATAAATTGGTTTTGCATGAATTGGGTCATACAGCAGGTTTGCCTCATTGTAAAATTAAAACTTGTTTAATGCGGGATGCTGAAGGTGGCAATCCTCTTGATCAGGAAAAAAGCTTCTGCAGGGAATGCAAAAGCTTTTTGAAAAGTAAGGGATGGAAATTACTGTAA
- a CDS encoding DUF721 domain-containing protein, with amino-acid sequence MAKRLNNESTIGAVLQQIIQVNKLQPGMDQIDVKEAWANLMGNGVKTYTRNVILKGTTLYVELASAVLREELSHGKSKIVKMINEELGREVVKDVILR; translated from the coding sequence ATGGCGAAAAGACTAAATAACGAAAGTACGATTGGAGCTGTTTTGCAGCAGATTATTCAGGTAAATAAATTGCAGCCCGGAATGGATCAGATTGATGTAAAAGAGGCGTGGGCAAATTTGATGGGGAATGGTGTAAAAACGTATACAAGAAATGTTATTCTTAAAGGTACTACACTTTATGTAGAACTTGCATCAGCTGTTTTACGTGAAGAATTAAGTCACGGAAAATCCAAAATCGTTAAAATGATAAATGAAGAACTGGGGCGTGAGGTTGTGAAGGATGTGATTTTGAGATAG
- the rpmG gene encoding 50S ribosomal protein L33 — protein MAKKGNRIQVILECTEHKTSGVAGTSRYITTKNKKNTPDRLEIKKFNPILKRVTVHKEIK, from the coding sequence ATGGCAAAGAAAGGTAATAGAATCCAGGTAATTTTAGAATGTACTGAACACAAAACTTCTGGTGTTGCAGGGACTTCAAGATACATCACAACAAAGAACAAAAAAAATACTCCAGACAGATTAGAGATTAAAAAATTTAATCCTATCTTGAAAAGAGTAACTGTTCACAAAGAAATTAAGTAA
- a CDS encoding Hpt domain-containing protein, with protein MALKYNLSKVYALSDNDSEFVNEILRLFVTEVPEDLKQIKEGIKKKDHKHAYSYAHKIKPTLDLMGLNVAFEEILQVEAWTKAEGKKKEIIETFKSIKKQVNDAVKEIKKDFDV; from the coding sequence ATGGCATTAAAATATAATTTATCAAAAGTATACGCGCTTTCAGACAATGATTCGGAATTTGTAAATGAAATTCTAAGATTATTCGTTACTGAAGTCCCGGAAGATTTGAAGCAAATAAAAGAGGGTATTAAGAAAAAAGATCATAAACATGCCTATTCTTATGCGCATAAAATAAAACCAACCCTGGATTTGATGGGTTTGAATGTAGCTTTTGAGGAAATTTTGCAGGTTGAGGCCTGGACCAAGGCTGAAGGTAAAAAGAAAGAAATTATAGAAACTTTTAAAAGCATCAAAAAACAAGTAAATGATGCTGTTAAAGAAATTAAAAAAGATTTCGATGTTTAA
- the ftsY gene encoding signal recognition particle-docking protein FtsY: protein MNEFFKKLFSSDKKETLDKGLEKTKTTFFSKLSKAVAGKSKVDDDVLDNLEEILVASDVGVNTTLKIIERIEKRVAEDKYLGTDELNQILRDEIGALLSETNTGEATEFEVPKDKKPYVLMVVGVNGVGKTTTIGKLAYQFKKAGHKVVLGAADTFRAAAIDQLQVWADRVDVTIVRQNMGSDPASVAFDTLQSAVAQNADVVIIDTAGRLHNKINLMNELSKVKRVMQKVIADAPHDVLLVLDGSTGQNAFEQAKQFTAATEVTSLAVTKLDGTAKGGVVIGISDQFQIPVKYIGVGEGIEDLQVFNKYEFVDSFFK from the coding sequence ATAAATGAGTTTTTTAAAAAATTATTCTCTTCCGATAAAAAAGAGACTTTAGACAAAGGTCTTGAAAAAACAAAAACAACTTTTTTCTCAAAGTTAAGCAAGGCTGTAGCCGGAAAGTCCAAAGTTGATGATGATGTATTAGATAATCTGGAAGAGATTCTGGTAGCATCTGATGTAGGAGTAAATACTACTCTGAAAATTATCGAAAGAATTGAAAAACGTGTTGCTGAAGATAAATATTTAGGGACAGACGAATTAAACCAGATTCTTCGAGATGAAATCGGGGCTTTATTGTCTGAAACCAATACAGGTGAAGCAACAGAATTTGAAGTTCCAAAAGATAAAAAACCTTATGTTCTAATGGTTGTTGGGGTAAACGGAGTAGGTAAGACCACTACTATTGGTAAGTTGGCGTATCAATTTAAAAAAGCCGGACACAAAGTGGTGTTGGGAGCTGCAGATACTTTTCGTGCGGCTGCAATCGATCAACTGCAGGTTTGGGCAGACCGTGTTGATGTTACAATTGTGAGACAAAATATGGGAAGCGATCCTGCTTCTGTCGCTTTTGATACTTTGCAGTCAGCCGTAGCACAAAATGCTGATGTAGTAATTATTGATACAGCAGGCCGTTTGCATAATAAAATTAATCTGATGAACGAGCTTTCAAAAGTAAAACGTGTAATGCAAAAAGTTATAGCTGATGCTCCTCACGATGTACTTTTGGTTTTGGATGGTTCTACAGGTCAAAATGCCTTTGAGCAGGCAAAACAGTTTACAGCTGCAACTGAGGTAACTTCCCTGGCTGTTACAAAATTAGACGGAACAGCAAAAGGCGGCGTTGTAATTGGCATTTCAGATCAGTTTCAAATTCCGGTAAAATACATTGGTGTCGGCGAAGGAATTGAAGATTTGCAAGTCTTTAATAAATATGAATTCGTTGATAGTTTTTTCAAATAA
- a CDS encoding nucleoside-diphosphate kinase has product MATNRTFTMIKPDAVANGHIGNILAMITNGGFKIVSLKLTQLTVADAKAFYAVHAERPFYGELVEFMSRGPIVAAILEKDNAVEDFRTLIGATNPAEAAEGTIRKAYATSIGENAVHGSDSDENAAIESAFHFAGREQF; this is encoded by the coding sequence ATGGCTACAAATAGAACTTTTACCATGATTAAACCTGATGCAGTTGCAAACGGACACATCGGAAATATCCTGGCAATGATTACAAACGGAGGTTTCAAAATCGTTTCATTAAAATTAACGCAATTAACTGTAGCTGATGCAAAAGCTTTTTATGCAGTTCACGCAGAAAGACCTTTTTACGGAGAATTGGTAGAATTTATGTCTCGCGGACCAATTGTTGCTGCTATTTTAGAAAAAGACAACGCTGTAGAAGATTTCAGAACTTTAATCGGAGCTACAAACCCTGCTGAAGCTGCAGAAGGAACTATTCGTAAAGCATATGCAACGTCTATCGGAGAAAATGCAGTACACGGATCTGACAGTGATGAAAATGCAGCTATCGAAAGTGCATTCCACTTTGCAGGAAGAGAACAATTTTAG
- a CDS encoding serine hydrolase domain-containing protein, protein MTKTIYKILILLVCISCSKEDNSSEITATQNMYFPPLTGNTWETQSISYLKWNQNAVQPLLDYLELKNSKSFIILVNGRIVLENYFGDHSASKNWYWASAGKTLTATVTGIAQQEDLININNKVSQYLGTGWTSETLAKENLITCKHLLTMTSGLDDSTDDVEPANLIYKADAGTRWAYHNVYVKLQDVVAAASKQNWSAYFNTKLRDKIGMDGTWVQLGVNSVYTSTTRSMARFGLLMLNKGKWDSNTILNETYFNEATNTSQNINLGYGYLWWLNGKANYHLPQSQLTFQGSVIPTAPSDMFMALGKNDQKIYVIPSKKMVVIRMGDAADNVNLALSDFDKVLWQKISALYQ, encoded by the coding sequence ATGACTAAAACAATTTACAAGATCCTGATTCTCTTAGTATGCATCAGCTGTAGTAAAGAAGACAACAGCTCTGAAATCACTGCAACACAAAACATGTATTTTCCTCCTCTGACAGGAAATACTTGGGAAACCCAATCTATTTCATACCTAAAGTGGAACCAAAATGCTGTTCAGCCGCTTTTAGACTATTTAGAACTCAAAAATTCCAAATCATTTATCATCTTGGTTAATGGCCGAATCGTTTTAGAAAATTACTTCGGAGACCATTCAGCAAGCAAAAACTGGTATTGGGCAAGTGCAGGAAAAACATTAACGGCTACCGTTACAGGAATTGCCCAACAGGAAGACCTCATTAACATTAACAATAAAGTCTCACAATATCTAGGCACTGGGTGGACAAGCGAAACACTTGCGAAAGAGAATTTAATTACCTGCAAACATCTATTAACAATGACATCAGGTCTAGATGACAGCACTGATGATGTTGAACCAGCCAATCTAATCTACAAAGCCGATGCAGGTACACGCTGGGCATATCATAATGTTTACGTAAAACTTCAGGATGTTGTTGCAGCAGCAAGCAAACAAAACTGGTCAGCCTATTTCAACACTAAATTGAGAGATAAAATTGGAATGGACGGCACTTGGGTTCAATTAGGCGTAAACAGCGTTTATACAAGCACTACCAGAAGCATGGCGCGTTTTGGTTTACTGATGCTGAATAAAGGAAAATGGGATAGCAATACTATTTTGAATGAAACTTATTTCAATGAAGCCACTAACACATCTCAAAACATTAATTTAGGATACGGTTACCTTTGGTGGCTAAACGGAAAAGCGAATTATCATCTTCCTCAGTCACAACTTACTTTTCAGGGAAGTGTAATTCCAACTGCTCCAAGCGATATGTTTATGGCTCTGGGAAAAAACGATCAAAAAATCTATGTTATTCCAAGCAAAAAAATGGTTGTCATTAGAATGGGAGATGCTGCTGATAATGTAAATCTGGCCTTATCTGATTTCGATAAGGTCTTATGGCAGAAAATTAGTGCATTATACCAATAA